A genome region from Nycticebus coucang isolate mNycCou1 chromosome 22, mNycCou1.pri, whole genome shotgun sequence includes the following:
- the KIAA1522 gene encoding uncharacterized protein KIAA1522 homolog isoform X1: MAGRAPPAAPAAEEPGGPGSPPRKKKSRSGLRRAFSWLRVKRRKKKAAGAEGAESAAPRAKKADDKAKRAKGKGRGSAKAESDKRLSVGPGQGPGSVVDEHQDNVFFPSGRPPHLEELHTQAQEGLRSLQHQEKQKQNKGGWDHGDTQSVQLSRTGPDEDSISFCSQATSYTAESSTAEDALSIRSEMIQRKGSTFRPHDSFPKSSGKSGRRRRERRSTVLGLPQHVQKELGLRSEREAPGTPQPPGPRDAVRIPTVDGHSAGLASGIGARVSLQALEAEAEAGTETEAMLQRHIDRVYRDDTLVGRSTGARPPLLIRPMSLAVPGLTGGAGPPEPLSPAMSISPQATYLSKLIPHAVLPPTVDVVALGRCSLRTLSRCSLHSASPASVRSLGRFSLASSPRPRSRHPSSSSDTWSHSQSSETIVSDGSTLSSKGGSEDQPEGSVASNSVAPPPQGGSGRGSPSGGSTAEASDSVSIRSSGQLSGRSVSLRKMKRPPPPPRRTYSLHQRGSVVPDGPLGLPPKPERKQQPQLPRPPTTGGSEGVGAAPCPPTSAGSWVPGLSPSGSRRPPRSPERTLSPSSGYSSQSGTPTLPPKGLAGASASPGKAQPPKPERVTSLRSPGASVSSSLTSLCSSSSDPAPSDRSTPQMSTILADRFVIPPHPKVPAPFSPPPSKPKSTNQAAPAPAAPAIVPGLVSTSDASPECPPTPQTSLTSTQESPVVSKDKSPPPSPPPSYHPPPPPTKKPEVVVEALSAPETAEEPLQDPNWPPPPPPAPEEQDLSMPDFPPPEEAFFSVAGPEPAGPPAPPEPVSSLVASPSSATASAQSQPHSLPDPPPASPAPPPASSVSGPLAKLPQKEPVGSSKSGVPREDAAAPLVTPSLLQMVRLRSVGTPTGTPTLASGLSAPQKPLRRALSGRASPAPAPSSGLHAAVRLKASGLAASEGLASAQPNGPPEAEPRCPQSPASTASFIFSKGTKKLQFERPVSPETRADLQRNLVAELRSISEQRPPQVPKKSPKAPPPVARKPSVGVPPPTSPSFPRAESLTSPPTNGLPHAEDRTKGELAENGSAVQLVGPEKMAPMGSDTQKELV; the protein is encoded by the exons GCTCTGCCAAGGCTGAGAGTGACAAACGTCTAAGCGTAGGGCCCGGCCAGGGGCCAGGGTCTGTAGTGGATGAGCACCAGGACAATGTCTTCTTCCCCAGTGGGCGGCCACCTCACCTGGAGGAGCTGCACACTCAGGCCCAGGAGGGGCTCCGCTCCCTACAGCACCAAG aaaaacagaaacagaacaagGGTGGCTGGGACCATGGAGACACGCAGAGCGTCCAG CTCTCCCGCACAGGGCCAGATGAAGACAGCATCTCCTTCTGCAGCCAGGCCACATCGTACACAGCTGAGAGCTCCACGGCAGAGGACGCTCTCTCCATCCGCTCAGAGATGATCCAGCGCAAAG GCTCCACCTTCAGGCCCCATGACTCATTTCCCAAATCATCTGGAAAGTCGGGGCGACGGCGGAGGGAGCGGAGGAGCACAGTGTTGGGACTGCCTCAGCACGTGCAGAAGGAGCTTG GCCTGCGGAGCGAGCGTGAGGCACCAGGtactcctcagcctcctggtccTCGGGATGCTGTGCGTATCCCCACAGTGGATGGCCACTCGGCAGGCCTGGCCTCAGGGATAGGGGCCCGAGTGTCCCTGCAGGcactggaggcagaggcagaggccgGCACTGAGACAGAGGCTATGCTGCAGCGCCACATTGATCGTGTCTACCGGGATGACACGCTCGTTGGCCGGTCTACAGGGGCCCGGCCCCCACTACTGATCCGGCCTATGTCCTTAGCAGTGCCTGGACTGACAGGAGGAGCAGGGCCACCAGAGCCTCTGAGCCCAGCTATGTCCATCTCGCCCCAGGCCACCTATTTGTCAAAGCTGATTCCACATGCTGTGCTGCCACCCACAGTAGACGTGGTGGCCCTGGGCCGCTGCAGCCTGCGCACCCTGAGCCGCTGCAGCCTGCACTCGGCTAGCCCTGCCTCTGTCCGCTCACTGGGGCGCTTTTCCTTGGCTTCTAGTCCACGGCCCCGCAGCCgccacccttcctcctccagtGACACCTGGAGCCACTCTCAGTCCTCTGAAACCATCGTGTCTGACGGTTCCACCCTGTCCTCTAAGGGTGGCTCTGAGGACCAGCCAGAAGGCTCTGTAGCCAGCAATAGTGTGGCACCGCCTCCCCAGGGGGGCAGTGGGAGGGGGTCCCCCAGTGGGGGCAGCACTGCGGAGGCCTCAGACAGTGTCAGCATCCGGAGTAGCGGGCAGTTATCTGGTCGGAGTGTGTCCCTGCGGAAAATGAAGCGGCCTCCACCCCCTCCCCGCCGGACCTACTCCCTCCATCAGCGGGGCTCTGTGGTACCTGATGGGCCCTTAGGGTTGCCTCCCAAGCCTGAACGCAAGCAGCAGCCACAGCTTCCTCGGCCACCCACCACTGGTGGGTCAGAAGGGGTTGGGGCAGCACCCTGTCCACCCACTTCTGCAGGCAGCTGGGTACCTGGCTTGTCTCCAAGTGGCTCTCGACGCCCCCCACGCTCCCCAGAACGGACGCTTTCACCTTCCAGTGGATACTCGAGCCAAAGTGgcacccccaccctcccacccaagGGTCTGGCTGGTGCCTCTGCTTCCCCAGGAAAGGCCCAGCCCCCTAAGCCAGAGCGTGTCACTTCCCTCCGATCTCCTGGggcctctgtctcctcttccctgACATCTCTGTGTTCCTCCTCCTCTGACCCAGCCCCCTCAGACCGCTCCACGCCACAAATGTCAACCATCCTGGCTGATAGGTTTGTCATACCTCCTCACCCCAAGGTGCCTGCTCCCTTCTCCCCGCCTCCCTCCAAGCCCAAAAGCACTAACCAAGCTGCCCCTGCTCCAGCTGCTCCTGCCATAGTTCCTGGGCTGGTTTCCACCTCTGATGCCAGTCCTGAATGCCCTCCTACTCCTCAGACATCCTTGACCTCCACCCAAGAGTCGCCTGTTGTCTCCAAAGACAAATCACCcccaccatccccacccccatcttATCATCCACCCCCACCACCTACTAagaagccagaggtggtggtggaGGCACTATCTGCCCCTGAGACTGCTGAGGAGCCCCTCCAAGATCCCAActggcccccacccccaccccctgcacctGAGGAGCAGGACCTTTCCATGCCCGACTTCCCCCCACCCGAGGAGGCCTTCTTCTCTGTGGCTGGCCCTGAGCCTGCAGGCCCTCCAGCCCCTCCAGAGCCTGTCAGCTCCCTTGTTGCTTCACCCTCCTCAGCTACTGCCTCTGCCCAGAGCCAGCCTCACAGCCTCCCAGACCCTCCTCCAGcttccccagccccacctcctgcTAGTTCTGTGTCAGGGCCTCTGGCGAAACTCCCTCAAAAGGAACCAGTGGGCAGCAGCAAGAGTGGGGTGCCCAGGGAAGATGCTGCTGCCCCCCTGGTCACGCCCTCGCTCCTGCAGATGGTGCGGCTGCGCTCTGTGGGCACTCCCACAGGAACTCCCACCCTAGCATCAGGGCTGTCGGCCCCCCAGAAGCCACTGCGAAGGGCCCTATCGGGGCGGGCCAGCCCAGCGCCTGCCCCCTCCTCAGGTCTCCACGCTGCCGTCCGACTCAAGGCCTCCGGCCTGGCTGCCAGCGAAGGCCTCGCAAGTGCCCAGCCCAATGGACCACCAGAGGCAGAGCCACGGTGTCCTCAGTCCCCTGCCTCTACAGCTAGTTTCATCTTCTCCAAGGGCACTAAGAAGCTGCAGTTTGAGCGGCCTGTGTCCCCAGAAACCCGGGCTGACCTCCAGCGTAACCTAGTGGCTGAACTTCGGAGCATCTCAGAGCAACGACCACCCCAAGTCCCAAAGAAGTCACCTAAGGCCCCTCCACCCGTGGCCCGCAAACCTTCTGTGGGAGTCCCCCCACCCACATCCCCCAGTTTTCCTCGGGCTGAGTCCCTTACTTCTCCTCCCACCAATGGGCTCCCTCACGCGGAGGACAGGACTAAGGGGGAGCTGGCGGAGAATGGAAGTGCTGTGCAGCTGGTGGGCCCAGAGAAGATGGCTCCCATGGGCTCAG acacacagaaagaGCTGGTCTGA
- the KIAA1522 gene encoding uncharacterized protein KIAA1522 homolog isoform X2: protein MGNSHHKRKAPSGPRARSFWRFGRSAKRPAGSAKAESDKRLSVGPGQGPGSVVDEHQDNVFFPSGRPPHLEELHTQAQEGLRSLQHQEKQKQNKGGWDHGDTQSVQLSRTGPDEDSISFCSQATSYTAESSTAEDALSIRSEMIQRKGSTFRPHDSFPKSSGKSGRRRRERRSTVLGLPQHVQKELGLRSEREAPGTPQPPGPRDAVRIPTVDGHSAGLASGIGARVSLQALEAEAEAGTETEAMLQRHIDRVYRDDTLVGRSTGARPPLLIRPMSLAVPGLTGGAGPPEPLSPAMSISPQATYLSKLIPHAVLPPTVDVVALGRCSLRTLSRCSLHSASPASVRSLGRFSLASSPRPRSRHPSSSSDTWSHSQSSETIVSDGSTLSSKGGSEDQPEGSVASNSVAPPPQGGSGRGSPSGGSTAEASDSVSIRSSGQLSGRSVSLRKMKRPPPPPRRTYSLHQRGSVVPDGPLGLPPKPERKQQPQLPRPPTTGGSEGVGAAPCPPTSAGSWVPGLSPSGSRRPPRSPERTLSPSSGYSSQSGTPTLPPKGLAGASASPGKAQPPKPERVTSLRSPGASVSSSLTSLCSSSSDPAPSDRSTPQMSTILADRFVIPPHPKVPAPFSPPPSKPKSTNQAAPAPAAPAIVPGLVSTSDASPECPPTPQTSLTSTQESPVVSKDKSPPPSPPPSYHPPPPPTKKPEVVVEALSAPETAEEPLQDPNWPPPPPPAPEEQDLSMPDFPPPEEAFFSVAGPEPAGPPAPPEPVSSLVASPSSATASAQSQPHSLPDPPPASPAPPPASSVSGPLAKLPQKEPVGSSKSGVPREDAAAPLVTPSLLQMVRLRSVGTPTGTPTLASGLSAPQKPLRRALSGRASPAPAPSSGLHAAVRLKASGLAASEGLASAQPNGPPEAEPRCPQSPASTASFIFSKGTKKLQFERPVSPETRADLQRNLVAELRSISEQRPPQVPKKSPKAPPPVARKPSVGVPPPTSPSFPRAESLTSPPTNGLPHAEDRTKGELAENGSAVQLVGPEKMAPMGSDTQKELV, encoded by the exons GCTCTGCCAAGGCTGAGAGTGACAAACGTCTAAGCGTAGGGCCCGGCCAGGGGCCAGGGTCTGTAGTGGATGAGCACCAGGACAATGTCTTCTTCCCCAGTGGGCGGCCACCTCACCTGGAGGAGCTGCACACTCAGGCCCAGGAGGGGCTCCGCTCCCTACAGCACCAAG aaaaacagaaacagaacaagGGTGGCTGGGACCATGGAGACACGCAGAGCGTCCAG CTCTCCCGCACAGGGCCAGATGAAGACAGCATCTCCTTCTGCAGCCAGGCCACATCGTACACAGCTGAGAGCTCCACGGCAGAGGACGCTCTCTCCATCCGCTCAGAGATGATCCAGCGCAAAG GCTCCACCTTCAGGCCCCATGACTCATTTCCCAAATCATCTGGAAAGTCGGGGCGACGGCGGAGGGAGCGGAGGAGCACAGTGTTGGGACTGCCTCAGCACGTGCAGAAGGAGCTTG GCCTGCGGAGCGAGCGTGAGGCACCAGGtactcctcagcctcctggtccTCGGGATGCTGTGCGTATCCCCACAGTGGATGGCCACTCGGCAGGCCTGGCCTCAGGGATAGGGGCCCGAGTGTCCCTGCAGGcactggaggcagaggcagaggccgGCACTGAGACAGAGGCTATGCTGCAGCGCCACATTGATCGTGTCTACCGGGATGACACGCTCGTTGGCCGGTCTACAGGGGCCCGGCCCCCACTACTGATCCGGCCTATGTCCTTAGCAGTGCCTGGACTGACAGGAGGAGCAGGGCCACCAGAGCCTCTGAGCCCAGCTATGTCCATCTCGCCCCAGGCCACCTATTTGTCAAAGCTGATTCCACATGCTGTGCTGCCACCCACAGTAGACGTGGTGGCCCTGGGCCGCTGCAGCCTGCGCACCCTGAGCCGCTGCAGCCTGCACTCGGCTAGCCCTGCCTCTGTCCGCTCACTGGGGCGCTTTTCCTTGGCTTCTAGTCCACGGCCCCGCAGCCgccacccttcctcctccagtGACACCTGGAGCCACTCTCAGTCCTCTGAAACCATCGTGTCTGACGGTTCCACCCTGTCCTCTAAGGGTGGCTCTGAGGACCAGCCAGAAGGCTCTGTAGCCAGCAATAGTGTGGCACCGCCTCCCCAGGGGGGCAGTGGGAGGGGGTCCCCCAGTGGGGGCAGCACTGCGGAGGCCTCAGACAGTGTCAGCATCCGGAGTAGCGGGCAGTTATCTGGTCGGAGTGTGTCCCTGCGGAAAATGAAGCGGCCTCCACCCCCTCCCCGCCGGACCTACTCCCTCCATCAGCGGGGCTCTGTGGTACCTGATGGGCCCTTAGGGTTGCCTCCCAAGCCTGAACGCAAGCAGCAGCCACAGCTTCCTCGGCCACCCACCACTGGTGGGTCAGAAGGGGTTGGGGCAGCACCCTGTCCACCCACTTCTGCAGGCAGCTGGGTACCTGGCTTGTCTCCAAGTGGCTCTCGACGCCCCCCACGCTCCCCAGAACGGACGCTTTCACCTTCCAGTGGATACTCGAGCCAAAGTGgcacccccaccctcccacccaagGGTCTGGCTGGTGCCTCTGCTTCCCCAGGAAAGGCCCAGCCCCCTAAGCCAGAGCGTGTCACTTCCCTCCGATCTCCTGGggcctctgtctcctcttccctgACATCTCTGTGTTCCTCCTCCTCTGACCCAGCCCCCTCAGACCGCTCCACGCCACAAATGTCAACCATCCTGGCTGATAGGTTTGTCATACCTCCTCACCCCAAGGTGCCTGCTCCCTTCTCCCCGCCTCCCTCCAAGCCCAAAAGCACTAACCAAGCTGCCCCTGCTCCAGCTGCTCCTGCCATAGTTCCTGGGCTGGTTTCCACCTCTGATGCCAGTCCTGAATGCCCTCCTACTCCTCAGACATCCTTGACCTCCACCCAAGAGTCGCCTGTTGTCTCCAAAGACAAATCACCcccaccatccccacccccatcttATCATCCACCCCCACCACCTACTAagaagccagaggtggtggtggaGGCACTATCTGCCCCTGAGACTGCTGAGGAGCCCCTCCAAGATCCCAActggcccccacccccaccccctgcacctGAGGAGCAGGACCTTTCCATGCCCGACTTCCCCCCACCCGAGGAGGCCTTCTTCTCTGTGGCTGGCCCTGAGCCTGCAGGCCCTCCAGCCCCTCCAGAGCCTGTCAGCTCCCTTGTTGCTTCACCCTCCTCAGCTACTGCCTCTGCCCAGAGCCAGCCTCACAGCCTCCCAGACCCTCCTCCAGcttccccagccccacctcctgcTAGTTCTGTGTCAGGGCCTCTGGCGAAACTCCCTCAAAAGGAACCAGTGGGCAGCAGCAAGAGTGGGGTGCCCAGGGAAGATGCTGCTGCCCCCCTGGTCACGCCCTCGCTCCTGCAGATGGTGCGGCTGCGCTCTGTGGGCACTCCCACAGGAACTCCCACCCTAGCATCAGGGCTGTCGGCCCCCCAGAAGCCACTGCGAAGGGCCCTATCGGGGCGGGCCAGCCCAGCGCCTGCCCCCTCCTCAGGTCTCCACGCTGCCGTCCGACTCAAGGCCTCCGGCCTGGCTGCCAGCGAAGGCCTCGCAAGTGCCCAGCCCAATGGACCACCAGAGGCAGAGCCACGGTGTCCTCAGTCCCCTGCCTCTACAGCTAGTTTCATCTTCTCCAAGGGCACTAAGAAGCTGCAGTTTGAGCGGCCTGTGTCCCCAGAAACCCGGGCTGACCTCCAGCGTAACCTAGTGGCTGAACTTCGGAGCATCTCAGAGCAACGACCACCCCAAGTCCCAAAGAAGTCACCTAAGGCCCCTCCACCCGTGGCCCGCAAACCTTCTGTGGGAGTCCCCCCACCCACATCCCCCAGTTTTCCTCGGGCTGAGTCCCTTACTTCTCCTCCCACCAATGGGCTCCCTCACGCGGAGGACAGGACTAAGGGGGAGCTGGCGGAGAATGGAAGTGCTGTGCAGCTGGTGGGCCCAGAGAAGATGGCTCCCATGGGCTCAG acacacagaaagaGCTGGTCTGA